ctcaaaaactttatttttttttataaatgagtggcgggcttccctgaaacacctggtatacttACCACTTGAAGGATATTGCTAAACTGCTATTCGTCACCcgagagtgcctgccaaatgcactccatccgATTCTTGTTCTcttatactctgtttcatacatcagatacaacgctgtcaaagctagcgctcttgtttgcgctgcctgcatccgcgaccagaAAGTAGTGCGCTCCTTGAGGTAAGCGCAATATAGTAAATCccttgcctgcaggcttactacatgacacatttgtcataaGGTTGATTGAATGCACTCTTATTGCTAACGACACGCCGTCGCTTTCtcatgccttagaccactcggccacagaacaagcgcggagtaacacgccgcCCTTTATTTTCCCGTTCGGACTACTtgcgtacctttcacagcgttgcatgcacctgatgtatgaaacggagtatagttatttcactctcgtggtccgaatctgcggtctaaatgtattcccttaccacttaaTTATGCTTCGCTGCCTAACGTGAACTGTTATTTCTTTCCCAgaccgttgaacattactttaaaTTCATTCATAAACATTTTTATACCCACCGCTCAGCATGCTTTGCCTCTCTAGGTCCTATAGATCATGCTTCGAAATTCCGTCCCTTAGTTCTTTATCGAGGCAATgtcaacctccctgcctttcctcttcctcctccacctcctcaatgtcatcagcaaattggaGATTGTTAAGGTATTCGCCATCAGCTTTAATCCTTATAGCTCTTTCCAATCCATTCTTTGGATACCTGCTCTAAACACGCGGTGACTAGTACCTATAGAGACCGTGCCTCTGTGCTTGACACCCGTCGTGATTGATGTTTTATCACTTTCCCCGTGAAGGACTATGGTCGCGGTGCAACCGCTCTGGATAATTTCCGGTACCTTTACATATGCCTCTTCTACACCATGGTTGCGCATTTCTTGCATGACTTGAGGTTTATACTGAGTCaattcgtgcaaaaaaaaaagcccttagATCTTTATACAGCAGCTCAATGGACCGCTGCCATGGAGTCGCCGCAGTGTATAGTTCTCTGCAACTGTCTACGTTGCACTTATTGGCGCAGTAAAATTCATTGCCGGATTAATTCTGTTTAACTGCCATCTGGCGTCTACCAACCTCCACATTCCCGATTTTTTAAAGCCACAGAAGACGGTCGGCACGCGCAAACACGAACATTTCACCTAGAACATGAAGCACGCTGCGTTCGAAACCACTGCGCGCAAAATTTCCAGCAGCTGCCACGCGCAGTAGCTAAGCCTAAGCCTAATGTGCTAAATATATATATCTTCATCAGAAAGAAAGGTTAGACAAGAAATTATCCAATATTTCTTCCATTCCGACGGCACTAATACGGCTTAATGTTGGCATAAATATGATAGCATATGAGCGTAATAAAGAGCTTCGACCGTCTTTCAGGAGAATCTAACTGAATTGAACGCTTCAAACGACTCCCATCTTCATGCCTTTTCGTGAAACATCTGTGTTTATTACTGAAAGTCACAAAAAGGAAGACATTCCCTGAGTCGTATTTCACCACGCTGACGAACTGCGAGCAACCATTTCGTTTTCTCGACATCGTCAAAAATGCTACATTCTGATTCCAACAAGCCTCTGCCATCGTTTAGGCAAGGCCGCTCGAGTTCCTATTCTACATCACGTGGGCCTGCCCTATCACCCGCTTCCACTTAATCACCACTGAGGAGCAATGGAAGACTGCGCTGCGCAGCTCGGAGCCGGGCCTTCGGGCTCGGATCGTCCAATGGGCTGACTAGGTCGCCGAGGCTCATGAGCTCTTCTTGGCCATCCGGCGCGGTTGACCTGCTGCGTTATAAGGGGCTCCGCCCTTCTCACTCAGCTAATGAAGTTATCTGTCCCATAGTTTAGAGGTGCGAGATAGGAGTATGCAGTTAACAGAGACGCCTTCCTGACTTTATGGCTTACTTTCCCTGCGACGACTGAATATCGGCACCCCACCAAACACAGGCGAAAACTCTTATCtttgaaggggctctgaaacatctTCTGACTAGGAGAGCACATAAACTCGcccaatcactgcactgtgtcgTCATAAACACGTGAGTTAAATTATACACTTTCACACGCACCATAGAACCCATATTCACGCGCGAAAATCGGCGAGTCCTTTCCGGTGtcattttcatgctcgcatccTCCTCCATCGCACGATCCTGCGTAATTGTGTTTATAGGTGGCTATTGGtcagattctttcaggcgtcgCGCAgttaccgtggccgcggccagtcagcaGCGTCGCTCAGGAAGCTTCGCCCCCAAAGGAACTCTCGCGCCCGTCGGCGGtttgagcgtgcaaaaagtggcgagaggagagggaaaggagtgaaccacgctgaaattcaaattttcactGCAAATATCTCAGCTTCTGCAAAACGTATTTAAAAATTCTTGCTGAAGGATATTCTTGAAGTGGTGTTCTTTAACACTCCAGGAATATCGAGCCCTTATTGAGAGCCCCTTCCTGAACCCCTTTAACCCACTTCAACTAGGTTTCCTGGAGAGCTTGCGCAGGTACTAAGCCTCCCCCCGCCCCACTCCAACTCCGAACAGGGGAATTTTTCCTAATTGGTTTCAAtttttttacaacaaaaaaagcaaaaataatgcATTGCGCAATAAAATCCCCTTGTGCCACTGTCAAGAGCATTTAGTCCCGAGTATGCAGCTCTTTGAACCTGCAACATACAGCAAGAATGACAACAGCGCGAGTCGGACTTGAAAGACAAAATGAAACGTAGCCATTAGAAACCCGTTTTCGGAATTTATTCGACCGTTGATGAGTGATTACAATGCGTACAATACATCGAGAAAATTATAAGGCTTTTCATCACCGGCTCACAGCTTTGGGTGGCAAAAATCAAACATCGATGACACTATAGCTTCCTTTTTTCGGACTCGGTGCGTTTGATTATATTATCTGGCCCAACCTGCATATGCTCTTTTCTGAATTCGGCACATGGCTTGAGATTCGCTTGCTTGACCTCCGCTTTGGGTACAACATTGGTCGGCCATACCTTTCTAGGACGGTGTCAGCAAGTGGCTCAATTCGCGTGCGTCCATGATTCCATTTCATCTTGCAAGACAATCGCTGGCGCATTAATGGCAAGTGCGGCGATTGCAGTTTTTTATTTTCACGACAACGATATTTTGTGCAGTCGTAACATCGATACCTTCACGCTGCAAAGCTTTCACATGAGGCAGATATAATGAGAATATCAGTAGGGTGGGGATTGTAGTATGACATGACATGccgcgagtttttttttctgtttttattgctATCAATACTTTATTCTTGAAAGCAAAGGCTGCGTACAAAAAACTACTGGTTCACTCAGCTCAGATATGTTATAAGTCGTTCCCCAACCGACGTAACTGTTTCACTAGTCATTTTCGCTGGTCGTTTGATATGATTAACAATGCTCAAAGGACACATGCATCCCGATAGCTGTGATCGCGATGACGCGACTGTCCTTAAATGTTTTCGAACAGTGCGTCGATAGCGCTTTTAAAATTCAATAAATttgttttgacgacaggaaagacgtacagtaactctctcacttctcgTTGTATACGTCAACCATGCAGTGAGGGAAGCGAGGAAGAAGGAAATGAAAGAATGGGAGAAGGAGACACGCCGTATTGGTGGTGGTGAACCGTCGTGGTGGGGTGCCCTGATGGATCGTCAGATCAATTTCGGCCCCTTGGGGTTGTTCACCGTGCGCACGGGCGCCGTTTGCATTGTTCTATATGTAAACAACGTACAGCTCTCCAATTTTTTATTAATATCATGGGAGCGTCGATCAAAGGGTCGTTCAGCGCCTCATGCAAAACCGCAGTGGCGAAACGGACGAGagcacgcgcatgcgcacacattTCCAGCGCCGTCTGCTTGGCTGTTCTGTTGACGTAACACAACCCCTACTAGCCACCTTCTCGCGACGTCAATATGGTCCCGCATAGGATGCTGAACGACCGCCTAGTCGACGCTTCCGTGATATTAACAAAACAATTAGAGAGCTGTACTAGAGAGATACACAGAGAAAGAACTAAGTAAAGGCAGGTAGGGCTAAGCAGGCATATTCTTTGATTGGCGATTGACGCTCGGGGAGCTCGGGTGTAAAGgcagagaaagagaagagagagaTAAGGAAAACTCTGTCAACGTAAATAAATTCAGTAGGCAACTGAGAAAGTGTGCATATAGGTATACCTTACCACCTTGTTAAAGTGTGAGCGCACTAAGTTTCAAACAACCACACACCCATACCACAGCACGTATATCGAGATGCGAGTTGACAGAAATATAAACAAGCGTGGTTGATGAAGCGTGTGGTGTTGTGGTAGTGGCGCAGCGTGCCAGCGCTTGCGTAAGATAAAAAACTGGTACAAGATACCAGCGTTTGAAGACTATGCTTGCAATATTTATACATGATATGAAAACGGCGGCGCCTTCCGTGTCCAGCACGGAGATGAATACTTTCTTCATGTTTGTTGTTAGCAGGTAACAGCTAGTAGACATCGGCTCCAGAGACTTGTTAGCGGCGCTCTTAGAAACAACCATAGAAAAGTGAACAAAAAATGTGAGACAACACGCGTTGGCGAAGCATGACTTCTGCAGTCCAACTCTACAAACACTCTTAACGATGTGCTCCCGGGTAGTTAAGCCTCACAAAACCAGCGATGTGACCGCAAACTATTGCAACTCCGGCCTAGACGCCGTCGTGTTTTCTGGCGACAGGAGATAACGATATTTCTCGTCGTCCATCACGCAGGAAGGCACAGTGCCTCCGCGGGTCATCGCGCTCGGCTTAGTCACTTTCTTCCCATCGAACCACAGGCCACGTCGAACAAGCGCACTCAAGAAGCGGGACGAGGTCTTTTCGGGGAAGTCTCCCCACCGGATGCCGTCGTCCTTCTGCGCCGACTTGAGCTTCACTCGTAGCCCTTCCACGTCGAAGCACCACGAGCAGTGCCAGCCGGCGTTGAAGTCGGCGTTCTGGCCCAACGTCCAGTCCTCGAGCTCCCCTCCGTACAGCTCCTCGGAGTTGGCCGGGATGTCCTCCCGGCGCAGGCGTGACGCGTCGTTGCGGAGCACTCGCGACAGAAAGCGCATCGTGCACACAGAGAGCACTTGCACGTGCTCTTGCACGTGCTGCCAAAAGAAGCCGTACAGAGTCCAGCGCAGCCTCAGAAACATGGGTTCGCCGAAGCCCTCGTGCGTCTTCAGGTACGCCAGCGGTCCCGCCCTCGGTATCTCGTCGGCGTCCGTCAGAACGAAGAGGTCGTCGTCCCTGAGTCCCGAAAGCTGTTTCTTGGCCTGTCGCCAGAGGAAGCTCCGCTGGTAGCCGTCGGCGAACCAGCCGTCTTCTCGACCTTTCTTCGGAAAGTGGTCGAGGAAGACGTGCACCATCTTATCCTGGTACGGCGCTAGGAAACCCCTCTGCAGTTCGGGAAGAAGGTGCAATGGCTTGGGTTCGCCCCTAGCGCTGTAGTTGGACTCGCAGACGACAAACACGTCGACAACGTCGTACAGTTCTCTCAACCGCACTTCCAAGAGTTCAAGCTCGTGGTTTATGTTGATCGCGTTAACGAGGCGCCGCGCAAGGTTGCTTCTGCGATGCACTTTCTTGTTGGTCCAACGCCGCCGGAAACGCTTGGATGAACTGATGGCTTCAGGTAAACTGCAGTCGTCCGAGGACCACCCTGGCCTGCAGGTGCACGAACCTTGGCTTGCGCGAAGATCGGTGCCCAGTGCAAAACAGGTTCTGTTGCCTACGGTCTCGAAGTACGAGAacgagtctctgtttctgacttTGTGCCTGGGAGGCATCTGGGGATCATAGTGTTTGAAACGGTACTTTGAACGTGGTTGCTGAGATGCAGGTCTCTGGGACAGCTCTAATGGAATCGTCACCTGGAACGACAAGAAGGCAGCGATTATGTTAGGACCGTTTTTTAATTTATTAAAATACCTCCGCAGTTCTAGCATTGTACGTAGCTTTCGTTCTGATCGTCACTAATGACTATAGAAAAAATCGTCATATCAATGAAAAACTATAGAAGATACTAGAAAACACAGCAAGTGTGGGAGTGAAATGTAAGCCATACAGCTATAAAGGATTGGTAACGTGGCGTGACAGGCGCAAGAAAGGCCGAGATATTGTTTTTGCGTACGCGCACTATGATGATCGCAGAGAGGGCGATGTTACTATACCTGCAGCGCCTGCTGTCCCGTTCGGACGACGGGCGCTGCCCCGCCTCCGAGCTGCGCCCGGTGGATGCGGGCCACGAGGAATCCGCTGGCGAGCAGGGCCAGCACCAGCAGCCGGGCCCGGCGGTACGAGGCGGCCGCCATGGTGTGCACGGGTGGCCATGCCACGAGTCCGCCCACTGCTCCAGCACCACGCTGCCGCCACTCTCCTCCTGCGTCGATGCGTGTGCAAGGTTACCCAGGAGGAGTCACTGCGTCAGGTGAAAAACTTCCCTCGCGGTCAGATACGGCTACCACGGGGAGCGTGTGCTAAATTAAAATGCTCTGTGGTACAAGAACAAAAGCTTCCCTGCTATCCTCGGAGAGTAATACTGAAAGATGCATTCTTGTGTACTACTTGAGCATTAAGGAAATAAAAGAACAGCACAGTTCATAAGAATTTTGCATTCGAGGACTTGAAATTGGGGCCCTGTTTTAAAACAGCATTGTGTTGTGTtggggtttaatggcgcataagcagctaaggtTATCATGTGCCAAGCTCATGTTTACAGCAGCATCTCAAAAAAGTTCCAGCGCTATGCATGGTACGAAGGATGTATTTTTCGGAAGAGGCAACCAAATAAGCTGTATTAGAAAATAGAAAAATTAgtgacaaaataaataaataaataaatagcccaTATAAACGTGTTTCTGGCCGCTTTGTGGGCGAATAAAATTTTCCTGCCTCTGCTAACACCGCTATCCCTATTGTACAATAAACAGGCCAGTGTTATGTGCTTTCTTCAACGACAATTAAGGTCAGCGAGTAAAAGAGACAAGGTCCAGGTGCTATCGGCCACAAAGTGTAAATCACAGGAGATGCCCTCCTGCGGCGTTTCTTCTTTTAAAGTATTGAGTGCTTTTAGCTCCCTCTGTCAGGAGACTATGGCGAACACCGTGCGGAAACGCGGCGAGTCAGAAGTCGCGAACACGAACTTAGAAACCGAACGTGAAGCCGAACCTTCCAGAAACATTCCGAAGTTTTCGATCCGAAGTCACAGCGGGGGCTGATGATTATGCCGAATCGATGCCAAATTAGATCCGGGTATATCCAGTGGCACCGCGCGAATGTGCTATAGGTCAACTGAAGGGCCGAGATGAAAGCCCGCGGGAATACGAATTTGCACCTGCGTGGCAGAAATGAGCGGGAAACAGTTAGCACGGGGGTCACTGAAACAAAACTAAGACGCTTCCTCGTTCCGCACTCGTCACGCTTCAAAGGCGTCCGGTCACCATGACGACTTTTCTTTCACGAAAGAAAGCGCGCATTTCTCTCCATCGCTCGGGCCCCCTTACGGTACTGTCTTGTCACCTCTGTGCCTCTTCCGCATTCGCAGCGAACTGCTACCGCCTCTGATACGACGCCGTTTCCTGGACACACACTTGCGCCGAGATGTGACCCGCAGACAAGGGGCAGCCGAGGTGCTCGGCGGGAAACGCGGTAGTAGCTGCGTGAAGCGATATTTCAAAGGCCACGCATATTCGCGCCGCTGCAGTACGCGCGTACGCGCGAGAAAGTGGCTAGTGCGTGAACGCAGTACAAACAAGCCAAAAAGATCGAAACAACGATAGGAAGTCAGAAGAAACGAAAGGTGGAAGTGAAGAAATAAGCGTGGAAGAAAAGAGAGATGGAGagataaaaagaagaaacgatagaaacaaagaaagaaaggagagacgAGGGCCTGTCCGCGGCATACGCCGGGAGCTCATTCGCGCCCCGGGGCGCTTGAAAAGCCCCGAGGCGACGCTCAGCAGATGAAGGGTCGGGGCATTGTGGACGTCGTCTGCACCGCGCGAGCTCCGCTCAGAAAAAAGAGCGACCCTGGTTAGCGTGGGAGGCCATGCGTGTCGCGTGCTCTGACAGGGCGCGTctccgctgctgctactgctacgaAGGAGAGCGTCGGACCAGGCAGGCTCAGAGGCCCCGTGCATCGGACGTCCGGTCGCTTCCTGGCATCTGGGCCGCACACAGGGGCGAGCGCCATACGGACCGGGCAGGCGCGGAAGGAGCGACCGCGTGTGGCCCCGTTTTGTTTCTACCTTCCTCTCAATGGCAAGATCAGCGAGGACCGGAAAGATCTCCGACGGATGCTAGTACACAACAACGTAAGCCCTTGTAACGTTGTCGCAAAGTCTGTCTTGAGGAGCGCCGCTTAAATGTTTCTAAATAATTTATCGAAGTATGCGTCGGGGTAAAGAAACAAGACAGACGCGAAGTTTTCACGGTTGTCAacgcaaaaaaataaagaaaataaaagaagggaCAACAGCGCAACTTTCAAAGTTTTGTACATGTCCACCCGATGCGTCATCAGAGGACGCATGTTTTTTCTTCGCACTCTTTCGCAGTTTCACCTTTATGATTGCTGTTTTGCCCGCCGTACTCTGGACATAATCTAAGCAGCTCCTGCGCTGTGGTGCTACAAACTAAGAGAGGCTCTAGCTCTCTCAGCAAGAAAGCTGTGCTGCTGGTCGTGGAAGCAAGGGCATGGCGTGGGCCGCTGCCTGTGCTCAAGCCTGCCCCGCTTTCCCCCTCGCCCATGAAAGCGCTAATCCCCGCATAAACATAACGTTTTCCATTCAGACTGCGTCTTCCACAAATGCCAGACCGGTGCCAGGTTCCTCCTCATAAAAATTTCTGCCCACGCGCCACTGTGCGGAGGCCATTGTCATGCAGTATGGTGCCTTGCACTCCTGAACCAAGGCACTTTCCTAAAAGCCGTGCGGCTCCTCTCGTGAGCAGCAGCGCCTCAGTAACATCTGTAGTAATAAATTATCTTTCTGGCTTCAACGTGTTATGCAGCATTGAATATTTGTCTTCAAAAGCGAGCGCACATCACGAACTCCCCAAGAGTCCGCGGCCATCGGGGTGCTGGCACAGAACCTGCCGGACCTCTTCCCAAAGTAGGGGGAGTGGAGGTGGAAACACGTTACGACGCCGTCTTCCGAGCGGCGCCGCTTTGTTTCGCACTGTGGGAGGGCGCGAAAAGGGAACAGCTGAGCGATGTGCCGCCTTGTGCCACGGCGAAGGTCGTCCGGTGTGCAAGCCGGTCGCGACGGCGTTGAACTCGCTGACCCGCGAAGAAGCCTTTCTTCTTCGCGATATTGCTGCACGCGTGCCCATCCGGTACCCTCAGCCCGCGCGTGGTCAGCTCGTGGTCGGCGCGCGCGCACGTGCGCGTCATGTCTGATGTTCCCATTGTCCGCTAAGTGGCCCCACTGCCGCGGCTGCCACCGGCGAAGCCTTTGTCGCCGCACCCGCACCACGCACACACGTACTCACGCACACATGCATGCGCAGAGAGAGATATATGGAGGGACAATGTTCATTACGCGTAATGAGCTGGAAAACCTCACAAGCCCCGCTTTGTCCTGCTTGGCTGAGTTATGCACCAGATGCCAACGCGCGTTCTGACATTTAAAGTATCCGTTCGTTGAAAGGCGCAAAGCATGTTTGccgtcccccgccgcggtggctcagtggttagggcgctcgactactgatccggagttcccgggttcgaactcgaccgcggcggctgcgtttttatggaggaaaaacgctaaggcgcccgtgtgctgtgcgatgtcagtgcacgttaaagatccccaggtggtggaaattattccggagccctccactacagcacctctctcttcctttcttctttcactccctcatttacccttcccttacggcgtggttcaggtgtccaacgatatatgagacagatactgcgccatttcctttccccccaaaaacgaattataaAGGGGGCTCAACACGCCGGTTGACTCTGAAGGAGTGTGCAGGCAAACGAGCTAGAAGGCTTGTTGGATGAATTAGAAAGAACGAGATAGCTATTTATTCGGAAATTGAATCGCTGACTTCTGTACGCAACAAGTTGCTGACGCAACGAACACGCAGATGATTACGGAGGTAACGAAAGGCAGTTTCATTGGCTGCTTTGTGATTGACTGATTCTGACGTTGCTGATGATCAGTATAAAGACCATTTCTGACCTGAAGGGAAAGTCATCTGGTCACAATATTTCTTTTTcgttgtaattattgaatacGAATTATTATTGCAGAAGACAGCCAGAAATTGTGaacaaacgcatttttttttcaacgaccagctgtttatgaacgcaatttttgtcGCATATCATAAGATTGAACCATAACAATCAATTATATGTCCGCAGATCCCTTCCCGGGACGGGacaccaccgcagcggtggccgagtggttgcgcatccgcctcgcatgcgggaggtgcggggttcgatccccagtgccgccgggtacccaccgctggtacaatgggtacaagctttcccctggcctgttgctcggctagtaagggctgaaatgcttggaaaatgggtctttgaccccaccttgagtaatcgaaaaataccttgtgccatggcgctctttggccatagacgcccttgcgccataaaaatccatcatcatcatcatcacccttcCCGGGACACTTATTATTTTCTGGTATTTAAACGCACCCTATTGGCTTTCTATGGCACTCTTAACTGCTTGGTGCGATCGCTGGATAAACTTAGAGCAAGAATTTTCTTCGCATAAGAACGTTAGACCATTGCCATCAATATGTCCAtagcagtatcttacaatatttcacACTTGCCTTACAGTTACAGTCAAAATCGCATCTCATTGATTTttaatggcagtcttaactactcggtgAGAGCGCAGGACAAACTTTGAAGAAAGGTATTGCTACGCGTCGGAACGTTATACAATTGCCATCAATATCTTCATAAAAGTATCTTACAAATATTCCACAGTTGTCTTGGAATTAAAAGTGACGTCCAAGAAAGATGGAATTGTAACTTCGTAGCATTTTTAGCGTGAACACAGAAGAAATACCAGAAATGACGTGATATCAATCATGTGGTACCCCCTGACAAGCGTGCATATTATTTGTTCGTCAAGCCAAGGAACACAGAGTGTCTTTGAAGTTACACAGTGCATTTATTGGCTTCTTGGCTTACTCCGCGGCGTTGCTACACAACACTACTgacgatgaaaaaaagaaagaaacagacaTTGTCTGTTAGTTCACCCCTTTCATcgtcagtatatatatatatatatatatatatatatatatatatatatatatatatatatatatatatatatatatatatatatatatatatatatatatatatatatatatttgcagtATAGAGAGCATGGCAGTGCGGCGACGGAGTAACCGCTACATCTTGCTCTACACCTTTGCTATTATTAAAGAGGTCGAGGAAGCATTCCACTACTGCAGTCTCCCACGAACACACGAACGGAGGCGTTTCACTGACATCCGAATGCTACAACATTCCGTGCCCGGGAGCATCGGTCCCGGAACTTTTGCAAGAAATTGCACGTCATCTATTGGCGATACAGTTTAAATGCCATATTCAGAGGTGACTTTTTGAAGTTTTGCGGTGCTGTAAAGGGTGAAACGCGGGAATATTGACACAGTCAGCCCGTGACACGAATGTACGGCGCGTATCGACACCGAAGGTCATTTTTTCTCGGCCACTTGACATTCCTTACCGTTGAGGTCATCTTTTCATTAACTTGCTGGCAGGCGATGACAGGAACAAAATCAGCAAAACTGGGTGGAAATTTGAGTCTCGCTCTTGCAGCTGCTGGGatcgtttttttttatgagcCGCTGCCCCTTGCACCCCTTAAGAGTGGGATGGAGGGGGGATAGCCTATAATCACGCTGGGTCTGTTCGCACGTGAAACTTTCCGTTAATCCTTGACTGTTAACGACAAAATGGACGATCTTAGGGACAACGTAGAAGTGAGTTTTCTAGCCGTGCAATATAACTTACCTGCGTCTTTCTGCCCCATAAGGATGCAACATAGCATCTATAAAAGGCACACCTACAGCTTCGTGTATATGCGCAAGACTGTTATCGATCCAGGTGGCGGAGTGTGTACATTCTTTGCACATAAATAGCGCAAGTAAAATCGTTGCCACTTAATATGCACCCATGCATGCGTGTGGGATATGAAGCCAGTTTGGCAGAGATGAATGGGCGCGAAACAGTCGACATGCTGGCTTCTGGGCGCGGTACTACATGTATGCAGAGATCTACACCCACAGGCTTCCTGAATATCGATTTGCTTTCAACAAAAAGAAGGCATCCTAATGGTGCCGTTTTTTCATGCACCAGCTATTCTTGTAGTTTACATAATAAGGCTTGGTATATgaaaacagcgctgttttgtaAACGTGCAAACATATTTTGTAAACATATTTTCAAAGCATTAACTTTTAAACATATACGTGCATGTTTCACCTATTAAAAATGCCACGTTTGCAATCATTTTCTTGAACTGCCAGAGTACGATTAGTAAATAAAGCCGATTTTAAATGAAAACACGCTCTATATAAATGTTTGACATGTAACTTCAACTAATATATCAGGTATGAGAGTTATCAAAGTTCTAGAGGAGAACAGTTAACTAGAATCCTTCAGTTTAGGATTTCATGACCAATTTCACGTCTGTACAAGGAAGAAAGCTTGACTTAAAACCTATACCTTAGGTTAGAACCTCAATCTCTGCCGATGTAGCTACCAATATGCAGACGGATGCCGCAAACCGTACTTGCCTGCTTTTCAAGTTTATCGTGAATTTCTCTTTGGAAAAGtaatataatacccctgtcacacagcattcctcgaaggcctttccagcaaagtcACACTAtttcaccaaaagagcgaaaccttaaaggagcagcgacgcagctacacggtgcatcCCAAAAGTGAAGCAGTCGTTGAGGCTTatcacccgctgctgtgctcgagccggCTCTAGTGAGCGTTTTAAAATTAATGTGggaaattctgttcattcgttgaactcagacatttttttttaaattctgattgcttccttaaaagtactgtaacagctactctcatcagcagcagcaggttttgtgtgctGCCGTAGCCACCAGGGGCACTcagtgttgctgcaacactttcactgtcttgaaatctgggcataaaatataaacacccgtaaaaaaaaaagcaaagccagacacacctctCGTATTTTAAAGAATGTTTTCGAAGATTGTTGACtatatctatttttttattgcttttaccttttgacgttgga
The Amblyomma americanum isolate KBUSLIRL-KWMA chromosome 3, ASM5285725v1, whole genome shotgun sequence genome window above contains:
- the LOC144123365 gene encoding beta-1,4-mannosyl-glycoprotein 4-beta-N-acetylglucosaminyltransferase-like produces the protein MAAASYRRARLLVLALLASGFLVARIHRAQLGGGAAPVVRTGQQALQVTIPLELSQRPASQQPRSKYRFKHYDPQMPPRHKVRNRDSFSYFETVGNRTCFALGTDLRASQGSCTCRPGWSSDDCSLPEAISSSKRFRRRWTNKKVHRRSNLARRLVNAININHELELLEVRLRELYDVVDVFVVCESNYSARGEPKPLHLLPELQRGFLAPYQDKMVHVFLDHFPKKGREDGWFADGYQRSFLWRQAKKQLSGLRDDDLFVLTDADEIPRAGPLAYLKTHEGFGEPMFLRLRWTLYGFFWQHVQEHVQVLSVCTMRFLSRVLRNDASRLRREDIPANSEELYGGELEDWTLGQNADFNAGWHCSWCFDVEGLRVKLKSAQKDDGIRWGDFPEKTSSRFLSALVRRGLWFDGKKVTKPSAMTRGGTVPSCVMDDEKYRYLLSPENTTASRPELQ